The Pseudonocardia sp. HH130630-07 DNA window TGCGCCGCGCCGTCTGCACCTGCACCGTGGCGACCTCGGCGTAGAGCGGGGTCCGCTCGGCGAGCAGCGCGCGGAACGTCGCCCGCGGGTTCACCCCGGCGAGCAGCGGGCGCGCGGTCGACATCCCGGTGCGGCGCATGCCGTCGGCGAGGTCGACGTCGAGCGCGACGACCCGGTGACCGGTGAGCACGGCCCGGGTCTCCGCGGCGAGGACCGCACCCCCGCCGAGTGCGAGCACCCCGTGCCCGGCACGCAGCTGCTCGGCGACGACCTCCCGCTCCAGCGCCCGGAACGCAGGCTCGCCCTCCTGCACGAACATCTCCGAGATCGGCTTGCCGATCCGCTGCACGATCGCCGCGTCGGTGTCGGCGAAGGTGAGCCCGAGCCGATCGGCGAGCAGGGTGCCGATCGTCGACTTGCCCGAGCCGGGCGGGCCGACCAGCACCAGGTACGGGCGACCCTCGGCGTCCGGGCCGGGGCCGCTCACCGGTCCCCCGCCAGGTAGGCGGCGACGTTGCGCCGGGTCTCGGCGAGCGAGTCGCCGCCGAACTTCTCCAGCGCGGCGTTGGCCAGCACCAGCGCCACCATCGTCTCGACGACGACCCCGGCCCGCGGGACGGCACAGGCGTCCGACCGCTGGTGGATCGCCGTCGCCTCCTCGCCGGTGACGGTGTCCAGGGTCCGCAGCGCCCGGGGCACGGTGGAGATCGGCTTCATCGCGACCCGCACGCGGACCGGCTCGCCGTTGGTCATGCCGCCCTCGATGCCGCCCGCGCGGTTGCTGACCCGGGTGACCGGCACGGTGCCCGCAGGCCCCTCGCCCGGCGCACCGGCCGGGACCATCTCGTCGTGCGCGACGGAGCCACGGCGGTGCGCGGTGCGGAAGCCGTCCCCGATCTCGACGCCCTTCATGGCCTGGATACCCATCAGCGCCGACGCGAGCTGCGCGTCGAGCCGGCGGTCGGCCTGCACGTAGGTCCCGACGCCGACCGGCATCCCGTAGGCGATGACCTCGATGACCCCGCCGAGGGTGTCCCCCGCGTCGTGCGCGGCGTCGATCTCGGCGGCCATCCGGGCACCGGTCCCGTCGGTGAACGCCCGCACCGGGTTGGCGTCGATCCGGTCGAGGTCCTCGGGGCCGGGCAGCGGCTCGTCGTCGGGCGCGTCGACGGCACCGATCCCGACCACGTGCGACACGATCTTCACACCGAGCGCCTGGTCGAGGAACGCCTTCGCGACGGTGCCGAGCACCACGCGGGCCGCGGTCTCGCGGGCGCTGGCGCGCTCCAGCACGGGGCGGGCCTCGTCGAAGCCGTACTTGGTCATCCCGGCGAGATCGGCGTGGCCGGGACGCGGCCGGGTCAGCGGCGCGTTCCGGGCGCGGTGGGCGATCAGGTCCGGATCGACCGGATCGGCCGACATCACCGTCTCCCACTTGGGCCACTCGGTGTTGCCGACACGCACCGCCACCGGCCCGCCCTGGGTGACGCCGTGCCGGAGGCCGCCGATCACCTCGAGCTCGTCGGCCTCGAACGCCATCCGGGGGCTCCGGCCGTAGCCCAGCTTGCGGCGGGCCAGCTCGGCCTGCAGCTCCTTGGTGGTGACGCCGACTCCGGCGACCATGCCCTCGAGCACGCCCACCAGGGCCGGACCGTGGGACTCCCCGGCGGTGATCCATCGCAGCACGGCGCTCATTCTTCCACCCGGACTTCCGCGACCCCGGTCAGCCTCGGACCGCCGCACCGGCCCCGGCCGTCAGCAGCGCGGCGGCGAGCAGCACCGGGCCGTGCGGCAGCCCGTCGCCCCAGTGCGCCCGGCCGGTACCCGCCGCCCAGCCCGCCACGATCAGCGAGAACACCGCGGCCAGGCACGCCACCAGCACCGGCGCACCCCAGGCGGGACCCGTGACCGCCGCCCCGACCGGAACGGCCAGCTTCACGTCACCCGCTCCGAGTGAGCCGGGCACCAGGAGGTGGACCGTCGCGTACGCCCCGCCCAGCAGCACGGCCCCGACCAGGCCCCGCAGCACCGCGGCACCGCCGGCCGGGACCAGCGCGAGCACCACCAGGGGCAGGGCCGGAACGGTCAGCGCGTTCGGCAGCCGCCGGCGCAACAGGTCGGTCGCGGAGCCGGCGACACCGAGCCAGGCCAGCACCGCGAGCACCGGCGCCCACGCCGCGGCGACCACACCGTCTGCGACGAGCAGCGCGACGGCCGCCCACAGCGCGCCCAGGCCGGTCTCGCACCACCCCGTGGCGACCGGTGCCCCGCGCCGCAGGCGCGCGAGCCACCGCCGGGTGAGCGCGCCGGACAGCGCCCCGGCCACGGCGGCGGTGAGGACGACGGGGAGTGCGGCGAGGAGGTCCACGGATCGAGCCTGCCGCCTGCGGAGCCGGTTGCACCCACGATCCCGGTACCTGTGGACAACTCCGCGACCGGTGGGCGGGCAGGATGGCGGCATGGACAGCGGCGCGTCACGGGCGGCGGAACGGGACGCCGCGGCGGTGATCCGGGCCGAGGTCGACCACGGT harbors:
- a CDS encoding shikimate kinase, whose amino-acid sequence is MSGPGPDAEGRPYLVLVGPPGSGKSTIGTLLADRLGLTFADTDAAIVQRIGKPISEMFVQEGEPAFRALEREVVAEQLRAGHGVLALGGGAVLAAETRAVLTGHRVVALDVDLADGMRRTGMSTARPLLAGVNPRATFRALLAERTPLYAEVATVQVQTARRSPNQVVAAVLAEFGLPGGAGADTAADPHAADPHDRPTPRQDAALPTPGFGAASGPSDGTTDGTDGTDDRVEAR
- the aroC gene encoding chorismate synthase, producing the protein MLRWITAGESHGPALVGVLEGMVAGVGVTTKELQAELARRKLGYGRSPRMAFEADELEVIGGLRHGVTQGGPVAVRVGNTEWPKWETVMSADPVDPDLIAHRARNAPLTRPRPGHADLAGMTKYGFDEARPVLERASARETAARVVLGTVAKAFLDQALGVKIVSHVVGIGAVDAPDDEPLPGPEDLDRIDANPVRAFTDGTGARMAAEIDAAHDAGDTLGGVIEVIAYGMPVGVGTYVQADRRLDAQLASALMGIQAMKGVEIGDGFRTAHRRGSVAHDEMVPAGAPGEGPAGTVPVTRVSNRAGGIEGGMTNGEPVRVRVAMKPISTVPRALRTLDTVTGEEATAIHQRSDACAVPRAGVVVETMVALVLANAALEKFGGDSLAETRRNVAAYLAGDR
- a CDS encoding prepilin peptidase; translation: MDLLAALPVVLTAAVAGALSGALTRRWLARLRRGAPVATGWCETGLGALWAAVALLVADGVVAAAWAPVLAVLAWLGVAGSATDLLRRRLPNALTVPALPLVVLALVPAGGAAVLRGLVGAVLLGGAYATVHLLVPGSLGAGDVKLAVPVGAAVTGPAWGAPVLVACLAAVFSLIVAGWAAGTGRAHWGDGLPHGPVLLAAALLTAGAGAAVRG